In Capsicum annuum cultivar UCD-10X-F1 chromosome 7, UCD10Xv1.1, whole genome shotgun sequence, one genomic interval encodes:
- the LOC107856306 gene encoding LOW QUALITY PROTEIN: cytochrome P450 716B1-like (The sequence of the model RefSeq protein was modified relative to this genomic sequence to represent the inferred CDS: deleted 1 base in 1 codon) — translation MNIIVTIFLVLLPVFLLLVRRRGSSKRVPPGSLGFPIIGQSLGMLRAMRANTAEKWLEERVQKYGPVSKLSLFGKPTVFIYGQAANKFVFSSDDAVLTNQQTQSVKMILGDRCLLELNGEDHRRVRDALESFLKPDRLKLYVGKMEQEVRNHLETYWKDNRIIKVLPLMKTLTFNIICSLLFGLEDGAQRDQMVHYFQAMIEGFWSIPINLPFTRFNRSLEASKDIQKMLKQLISEKLHEFNNSASSHQDLITCLLGILGENNQEVLSENEIIHNVMLIMAAGYDTSSVLITFIVRVLAKNPNVHEAVLKEQEEIAHSKSFGESLTWEDLGKMKYTWRVAMETMRTFPPIFGGFRQTVKDIQYGGYVIPKGWQIFRIMAKTHMDSNIFQEPEKFDPSRFENTTSLPPYNFVPFGRGSRICPGYEFAKIETLVTIHYLVTHFTWKLCCTDDFFSRDPMPVPTQGLPIEIVPRKPL, via the exons ATGAACATTATAGTAACGATTTTCCTAGTACTACTCCCGGTATTCCTCCTCCTTGTTCGGAGAAGAGGATCATCGAAGAGGGTTCCACCGGGTTCCCTTGGATTTCCAATCATCGGTCAAAGCCTCGGGATGCTAAGGGCAATGAGAGCCAACACAGCAGAGAAATGGCTTGAAGAAAGAGTACAAAAATATGGTCCTGTCTCAAAGCTAAGCCTCTTTGGCAAGCCCACTGTATTCATTTATGGACAGGCTGCTAACAAGTTTGTATTTAGCAGCGACGACGCTGTCCTTACTAACCAGCAGACACAATCAGTTAAGATGATTCTGGGCGATCGTTGCCTT CTGGAACTCAATGGTGAAGATCATAGACGGGTTAGAGATGCCCTGGAATCATTCCTGAAGCCAGATAGACTGAAGCTTTATGTTGGAAAGATGGAACAAGAAGTCAGAAACCACCTCGAGACTTACTGGAAAGACAATCGAATAATTAAG GTATTACCTTTGATGAAAACGCTTACCTTCAACATCATTTGTTCTCTCCTTTTCGGGCTTGAAGATGGAGCTCAAAGAGACCAAATGGTTCATTATTTCCAGGCGATGATAGAAGGGTTCTGGTCAATCCCTATAAACTTGCCTTTTACGCGCTTCAACCGGAGCCTCGAGGCAAGCAAAGATATCCAGAAGATGCTGAAACAACTTATTTCTGAGAAACTCCATGAGTTTAACAACTCAGCTTCATCCCACCAGGACCTCATCACTTGCTTGCTCGGTATTCTTGGAGAGAACAATCAAGAAGTCCTATCTGAAAATGAGATCATTCACAATGTCATGCTCATAATGGCAGCTGGATATGACACTTCATCCGTCTTGATAACTTTCATCGTAAGAGTTTTAGCAAAGAATCCAAATGTTCATGAAGCTGTCCTTAAAG AACAAGAGGAGATAGCACATAGCAAGTCATTTGGAGAGAGCCTAACTTGGGAAGACCTTGGCAAGATGAAGTACACCTGGAGAGTGGCAATGGAGACAATGAGAACGTTCCCTCCCATTTTCGGAGGCTTTAGGCAGACTGTAAAAGACATTCAGTACGGAGGCTACGTCATTCCAAAAGGATGGCAA ATATTCAGGATAATGGCTAAAACACACATGGATAGCAACATATTCCAAGAACCAGAGAAATTCGATCCATCACGATTTGAGAACACAACATCTTTGCCTCCTTACAACTTTGTTCCATTCGGAAGGGGATCCCGTATATGCCCTGGATACGAGTttgcaaagattgaaactttagtCACAATCCATTACCTAGTAACACATTTCACATGGAAGCTTTGCTGTACGGACGATTTCTTCAGCAGGGACCCAATGCCAGTACCAACTCAAGGACTTCCCATTGAAATAGTTCCCAGGAAACCTCTATAG
- the LOC107856357 gene encoding uncharacterized protein LOC107856357 has product MSTILKNHKFITFLFLLQFLICQIHGIKSPFHPKDVLPLLPRQVSWPILNSLHSAVDIMPSFVGVASIEGNNTLEWKGACFYKNIAWLELNNKSQSQFGGGTLHIKVSNAHSWTCIDLYVFATPYRVTWDYYVLARSHTLEIKEWESQAELEYVKHKGISIFLMQAGMLGTLSALWDVLPLFTNTGWGENSNIGFLKKHMGASFEKRPLPWVTNLTTDDIHSGDFLAISKIRGRWGGFETLEKWVSGAYAGHSAVCLRDAEGKLWVGESGNENDKGEDVIALLPWEEWWEFELTKDNSNPHIALLPLHPNLRAKFNETAAWEYAKSMVGMPYGYHNLIFSWIDTIDGNYPSPLDANLVASVMTVWNHLQPAYASNMWNEALNKRLGTKNLSLADVLVEVEKRGSSFAKLLAIPEQDDWVYSDGKSTSCIAFILEMYKEAGLFGELASSIQVTEFTIKDAYSLKFFENNSSRLPKWCNADDNVDLPFCQIRGKYRMELPEYNTMDLYPYMNEKCPSMPPKYYRPEGC; this is encoded by the exons ATGTCAACAATcttgaaaaatcacaaatttatTACTTTCTTGTTCCTTTTACAGTTCTTGATATGTCAAATTCATGGGATTAAATCACCATTTCATCCAAAAGATGTTTTGCCATTATTACCAAGACAAGTTTCTTGGCCTATACTAAATTCCCTTCATAGTGCTGTGGATATTATGCCTAGTTTTGTTGGGGTTGCTTCAATTGAAGGGAATAATACTTTGGAATGGAAAGGTGCTTGCTTTTACAAGAATATTGCTTGGTTGGAGCTGAATAATAAATCTCAAAGTCAATTTGGTGGTGGTACTCTTCATATCAAG GTAAGCAATGCACACAGTTGGACATGTATAGACCTTTATGTCTTTGCAACCCCATATCGTGTAACATGGGACTACTACGTATTGGCTCGTTCGCATACTCTTGAAATTAAAGAGTGGGAGTCTCAGGCTGAGTTAGAATAC GTCAAACATAAAGGTATCTCGATTTTCCTAATGCAAGCGGGAATGTTAGGAACCCTTTCAGCACTATGGGATGTTCTACCTTTGTTCACGAACACTGGGTGGGGTGAGAACTCAAATATTGGTTTTCTCAAGAAACATATGGGTGCTTCATTTGAAAAACGTCCGCTGCCATGGGTCACCAATCTTACTACTGATGACATACATTCTGGAGATTTTCTTGCAATATCAAAAATTAGAGGTCGCTGGGGTGGTTTTGAGACTTTAGAGAAATGGGTATCTGGAGCTTATGCTGGCCATTCTGCTGTTTGCTTGAGAGACGCCGAAGGAAAACTATGGGTTGGTGAATCTGGAAATGAGAACGATAAG GGTGAAGATGTTATTGCTTTATTGCCATGGGAAGAGTGGTGGGAGTTTGAGCTGACAAAAGACAACTCCAATCCACATATCGCATTGCTCCCTCTGCATCCTAACCTTCGTGCCAAGTTTAATGAAACTGCTGCTTGGGAATATGCAAAAAGCATGGTCGGCATGCCTTATGGTTACCACAACTTAATATTTAGCTGGATAGACACAATTGATGGAAATTACCCCTCACCGTTGGATGCTAATCTG GTTGCTTCTGTCATGACTGTTTGGAACCATCTACAGCCTGCATATGCGTCTAACATGTGGAATGAAGCCTTGAACAAGCGACTCGGAACTAAG AACCTTAGTCTTGCTGATGTTCTTGTGGAAGTTGAAAAGCGTGGATCCTCTTTTGCCAAATTGTTGGCTATTCCAGAACAGGATGATTGGGTTTATAGTGATGGAAAGTCAACATCATGTATTGCTTTTATTCTTGAAATGTATAAGGAAGCAGGATTATTTGGTGAACTTGCAAGCTCAATTCAGGTTACCGAATTCACG ATTAAAGATGCTTACTCTCTCAAGTTTTTCGAAAACAATTCAAGCCGATTGCCAAAGTGGTGCAATGCAGATGATAATGTGGACCTTCCGTTCTGTCAAATTCGAGGGAAGTATCGGATGGAATTACCTGAATACAACACTATGGATCTGTACCCctacatgaatgaaaaatgtcCATCTATGCCTCCAAAATATTACAGACCAGAAGGTTGTTGA
- the LOC107856369 gene encoding uncharacterized protein LOC107856369, producing MAVILKNHYLLITLLFFHFFSPWHHINGIKSPFNPKDILPLLPRQVSWPILNSLHSAVDLLPAFVGAASTQGNNTLEWKGACFYKNIAWLELHNKSQTQFGGGTLHIKVSNAHSWTCMDLYIFATPYRVTWDYYFLSREHTLEIKEWKSEAELEYVKHGGISIFLLQAGMLGTLSALWDVLPLFVNNGWGEKSNIRFLEKRMGASFEERPKPWVTNLTSDDIHSGDFLAISKIKGTWGGFETLEKWATGSYAGHTAVCLRDAEGKLWVAESGHNNDKGEDVIVILPWDEWWEFELTEDNTNPHIALLPLHPDLRAKFNETAAWEYARSMEGKSYGYHNLIFSWIDTIDGNYPPPVDAHLVASVMTVWNQIQPEYGSNLWNEALNKRLGTQNLSLPDILVEVEKRRSSFAKLLAVPEQDDWVYSDGKSASCVAYILEMYKEGGLFGELARSIQVTEFTIKDAYTLNFFENNSSRLPKWCNDGDTVKLPFCQIRGKYRMELPDYNSMDLYPHMNERCPSMPPKYYRPQGC from the exons ATGGCTGTAATCTTGAAAAATCATTACTTATTAATCACTTTATTGTTCTTCCATTTTTTCTCTCCATGGCATCACATAAATGGAATCAAATCACCATTTAATCCCAAGGATATTCTTCCATTATTACCAAGACAAGTTTCTTGGCCTATACTAAATTCCCTTCATAGTGCTGTGGACCTTTTGCCTGCTTTTGTTGGGGCTGCTTCAACTCAAGGGAATAATACTTTAGAGTGGAAAGGTGCTTGCTTTTACAAGAATATTGCTTGGTTGGAGCTGCATAATAAATCTCAAACTCAATTTGGTGGTGGTACTCTTCATATCAAG GTGAGTAATGCACACAGTTGGACATGTATGGACCTTTACATCTTTGCCACCCCATATCGTGTAACGTGGGATTACTACTTTTTGTCTCGTGAACATACTCTTGAAATCAAAGAGTGGAAGTCTGAAGCTGAGTTAGAATAT GTAAAACATGGTGGGATCTCCATTTTCCTATTGCAAGCGGGAATGTTAGGTACTCTTTCAGCACTATGGGATGTTCTCCCCTTGTTCGTCAATAATGGATGGGGTGAGAAGTCAAATATTCGTTTTCTCGAGAAACGTATGGGTGCTTCATTTGAAGAACGTCCAAAGCCGTGGGTGACAAACCTTACTTCCGATGACATTCATTCTGGAGATTTTCTTGCaatatcaaaaattaaaggtACCTGGGGTGGTTTTGAGACTTTAGAGAAATGGGCAACGGGATCTTATGCTGGCCATACTGCTGTTTGCTTGAGAGACGCCGAAGGAAAACTATGGGTTGCCGAATCTGGACATAATAATGACAAG GGAGAAGATGTGATTGTTATATTACCATGGGATGAATGGTGGGAGTTTGAGCTGACTGAAGATAATACGAATCCACATATTGCATTGCTCCCGTTGCACCCTGACCTCCGAGCAAAGTTTAATGAGACTGCAGCTTGGGAATATGCACGAAGCATGGAAGGAAAATCTTATGGTTACCACAACTTAATATTTAGCTGGATAGACACAATTGATGGAAATTACCCCCCACCCGTGGATGCTCATTTG GTGGCTTCGGTCATGACTGTTTGGAACCAAATACAGCCTGAATATGGTTCTAACTTGTGGAATGAAGCCTTAAACAAACGACTCGGAACTCAg AACCTTAGTCTTCCCGATATACTTGTTGAAGTTGAAAAGCGTAGATCCTCTTTTGCCAAATTGTTGGCTGTTCCGGAGCAGGATGACTGGGTTTATAGTGATGGCAAGTCAGCATCATGTGTTGCGTATATTCTTGAAATGTATAAAGAAGGAGGACTATTTGGTGAACTTGCAAGGTCAATTCAGGTTACAGAGTTCACG ATAAAAGATGCTTATACTCTCAACTTTTTCGAAAACAATTCAAGCCGGTTGCCAAAGTGGTGCAATGACGGTGACACGGTGAAGCTTCCTTTCTGTCAAATTCGAGGAAAGTACCGTATGGAGTTACCTGACTACAATAGCATGGATCTTTACCCCCATATGAATGAAAGATGTCCATCTATGCCTCCGAAATATTACAGACCTCAAGGTTGTTGA
- the LOC107856304 gene encoding fatty acid desaturase 4, chloroplastic isoform X1 encodes MPSILPQNHAIRSSQRVLSGLSSDKIGTMQRRFIARRVQSTSHHFFLHARVYCVSKTITTKPPPAKEPLTYEPLTCTTTTTSSTRSVLNDPSLKSTWTHRAWMASGCTTVLIPLVKSATGAIDSQMWVEPLIAGYIGYVISDLASGIYHWGIDNYGNAKTPIFGNQIDAFQGHHKWPWTITRREFSNNLHALARAVTLTVLPIDLLCTNPTTLAFVGICSGCIMFSQQFHSWAHGTKSKLPSIVLALQDFGILVSRSQHAAHHRTPYNNNYCIVSGIWNEYLDRSKFFELLEMIFFFKFGVRPRSWSEPDSEWIEETETQSIPVSN; translated from the coding sequence ATGCCTTCCATTTTACCTCAAAATCATGCCATTAGGTCCTCTCAACGAGTCCTTTCGGGATTATCGTCGGATAAAATTGGTACGATGCAGAGAAGATTCATTGCACGTCGAGTTCAGAGCACCTCCCACCACTTTTTCCTACATGCACGAGTTTATTGTGTCTCTAAAACAATCACCACCAAACCACCACCCGCGAAAGAACCACTAACGTATGAGCCACTTACTTGTACTACTACGACCACTAGTAGTACGAGAAGTGTACTCAATGACCCGAGTTTAAAATCCACGTGGACTCATCGAGCATGGATGGCAAGTGGGTGCACCACGGTGCTAATTCCACTAGTCAAGTCTGCAACAGGGGCTATCGACTCACAAATGTGGGTCGAGCCCCTTATAGCAGGCTACATTGGCTACGTCATATCAGACCTAGCCTCAGGAATCTACCATTGGGGAATTGATAATTATGGCAATGCCAAAACCCCTATATTTGGTAACCAAATCGATGCATTTCAAGGTCACCATAAATGGCCATGGACAATCACTCGTCGCGAATTCTCCAACAATCTACATGCCCTTGCACGGGCGGTCACGCTCACTGTCCTCCCAATCGACCTCCTCTGCACAAACCCTACGACTCTGGCATTCGTAGGGATTTGTTCAGGTTGCATTATGTTTAGCCAGCAGTTCCACTCCTGGGCTCATGGGACAAAAAGTAAGTTGCCTTCAATTGTGTTAGCTTTGCAAGATTTCGGCATACTTGTTTCAAGATCACAACACGCCGCGCATCATCGTACACCTTATAACAACAATTACTGCATTGTAAGTGGTATATGGAATGAATATTTGGATAGATCAAAGTTTTTTGAGTTGCTGGAGATGATTTTCTTCTTTAAATTCGGCGTTCGGCCAAGATCATGGAGTGAACCTGATTCAGAATGGATTGAAGAAACTGAAACACAATCAATTCCTGTTTCAAATTGA
- the LOC107856304 gene encoding fatty acid desaturase 4, chloroplastic isoform X2 gives MPSILPQNHAIRSSQRVLSGLSSDKIGTMQRRFIARRVQSTSHHFFLHARVYCVSKTITTKPPPAKEPLTYEPLTCTTTTTSSTRSVLNDPSLKSTWTHRAWMASGCTTVLIPLVKSATGAIDSQMWVEPLIAGYIGYVISDLASGIYHWGIDNYGNAKTPIFGNQIDAFQGHHKWPWTITRREFSNNLHALARAVTLTVLPIDLLCTNPTTLAFVGICSGCIMFSQQFHSWAHGTKSKLPSIVLALQDFGILVSRSQHAAHHRTPYNNNYCIWWPVGLLHP, from the coding sequence ATGCCTTCCATTTTACCTCAAAATCATGCCATTAGGTCCTCTCAACGAGTCCTTTCGGGATTATCGTCGGATAAAATTGGTACGATGCAGAGAAGATTCATTGCACGTCGAGTTCAGAGCACCTCCCACCACTTTTTCCTACATGCACGAGTTTATTGTGTCTCTAAAACAATCACCACCAAACCACCACCCGCGAAAGAACCACTAACGTATGAGCCACTTACTTGTACTACTACGACCACTAGTAGTACGAGAAGTGTACTCAATGACCCGAGTTTAAAATCCACGTGGACTCATCGAGCATGGATGGCAAGTGGGTGCACCACGGTGCTAATTCCACTAGTCAAGTCTGCAACAGGGGCTATCGACTCACAAATGTGGGTCGAGCCCCTTATAGCAGGCTACATTGGCTACGTCATATCAGACCTAGCCTCAGGAATCTACCATTGGGGAATTGATAATTATGGCAATGCCAAAACCCCTATATTTGGTAACCAAATCGATGCATTTCAAGGTCACCATAAATGGCCATGGACAATCACTCGTCGCGAATTCTCCAACAATCTACATGCCCTTGCACGGGCGGTCACGCTCACTGTCCTCCCAATCGACCTCCTCTGCACAAACCCTACGACTCTGGCATTCGTAGGGATTTGTTCAGGTTGCATTATGTTTAGCCAGCAGTTCCACTCCTGGGCTCATGGGACAAAAAGTAAGTTGCCTTCAATTGTGTTAGCTTTGCAAGATTTCGGCATACTTGTTTCAAGATCACAACACGCCGCGCATCATCGTACACCTTATAACAACAATTACTGCATT